Proteins encoded together in one Quercus lobata isolate SW786 chromosome 3, ValleyOak3.0 Primary Assembly, whole genome shotgun sequence window:
- the LOC115979626 gene encoding probable LRR receptor-like serine/threonine-protein kinase At3g47570, whose translation MASPSQQMLQSTSLFVLIFCTCIFLRVECATLSILTDKEALISFKSGISLEAPTLLSSWDQNSSSPCNWTGVVCNKYSGLPGQRVVGLDLSDFGLEGSISPHIGNLSFLRSLQLGQNQFTGMLPDQIGNLFRLRVLNLSSNRLECVLPSNLSRLTELQVLDLSENKNITGRIPEEFSYLTKLEVLKLAKNHLYGAIPPVIGNLSSLTNLNLGTNTLSGAIPSDLGHLQNLKELDLTINNFSGTIPPSIYNMSSLVSLAVASNDLLGEIPGDIGIKLPNLLVFNFCINKFIGKIPWSLHNLTNIKVIRMAHNRLEGTVPPGLGNLPFLDMYNIGYNNIVSEDGLSFITSLKNSTRLNFLAIDGNHFEGVIPESIGNLSKVLSKLYMGENSFQGNIPTSISHLSGLTLLNVSFNSLSGEIPTEIGHLKELQMLGLARNRLSNSIPNSLGNLQKLNQIDLSGNSLVGNIPTTFGNFQKLLSMDLSNNKFNGNLTREIFNLPSLSTVFNLSKNFLSGPLPEEVSLLENVVTIDLSDNLFSGNIPSSIRKCKSLQKLLLAKNLLSGPIPSTLEDVKGLDTLDLSSNQLSGSIPVELQNLQALQSLNLSFNNLEGVVPISGVFGNPSKVHLEGNPKLCLQLACVKTSKGRKVAKLVGITSVLVSIALCFILGSLFYLKRSKSKITGTSESVKGQHQMVSYNDLRQATGNFNQENFLGNGSFGSVYKGYLRQGIAVAVKVLDTKRTSSWKSFLAECEALRNARHRNLVKLITSCSSIDFKNMEFLALVYEYLSNGSLEDWVNGKRKNANGDVLNVVERLNVAIDVACGLDYLHHDCEVPVVHCDLKPSNILLGEDMTAKVGDFGLARLLMQRTNVQHSISCTNVLKGSIGYIPPEYGMGEKPSTAGDVYSFGVMLLELFTGKRPTHESFIGDLSLIRWVQSAFPANIMQVLDPKMLQLLSSLYYNDKPISLDVQHDCLITTLGVGLSCTVESSDARISIRSALHKLKSTRDTLLKPVPIRNNIC comes from the exons ATGGCTTCCCCTTCCCAGCAAATGCTTCAGTCTACCTCATTATTTGTCCTTATATTTTGCACATGCATATTTCTTCGAGTTGAGTGCGCCACCTTGAGTATCCTCACAGATAAGGAAGCCTTGATCTCATTCAAGTCTGGAATAAGTCTAGAGGCTCCCACCCTTTTGTCTTCTTGGGATCAAAACAGCTCATCCCCATGCAATTGGACTGGAGTTGTGTGCAATAAGTACTCTGGCCTGCCTGGCCAGAGAGTGGTTGGCCTTGATCTTTCAGATTTTGGACTTGAAGGGTCCATTAGCCCTCATATTGGCAACCTCTCCTTCCTACGTTCCCTTCAACTTGGACAAAACCAATTCACAGGTATGCTTCCTGATCAAATTGGCAATCTTTTCCGTTTGAGAGTTCTTAACTTGAGCTCCAACAGGCTAGAATGTGTGCTACCCTCAAATTTAAGCCGATTGACTGAGCTCCAAGTCCTCGACTTGTCTGAAAACAAGAATATCACAGGAAGAATTCCTGAAGAGTTTAGCTACTTGACAAAGCTGGAAGTGTTGAAGTTGGCAAAAAACCATCTCTATGGTGCAATTCCACCAGTCATAGGTAACCTTTCTTCGCTCACCAACTTAAACTTAGGCACCAACACTCTTAGTGGTGCAATACCTAGTGACTTAGGCCACcttcaaaatttgaaggaaCTCGATCTTACCATTAACAATTTTTCTGGCACCATTCCTCCGTCAATATACAACATGTCCTCCCTAGTTTCTTTGGCCGTAGCTTCAAACGACTTATTGGGTGAAATTCCTGGAGATATTGGGATTAAACTCCCAAATCTTTTAGTTTTCAACTTCTGCATTAATAAGTTTATAGGCAAAATTCCATGGTCTTTGCACAATCTAACCAATATAAAAGTCATACGCATGGCACACAACCGTTTGGAAGGAACAGTACCACCAGGCCTAGGAAATCTCCCATTCCTTGATATGTACAATATTGGttataataatattgttagTGAGGATGGTCTTAGTTTCATTACTTCTTTGAAAAACAGCACTCGTCTCAACTTCCTCGCAATTGATGGCAACCATTTTGAGGGTGTGATTCCAGAATCAATAGGCAATCTTTCAAAGGTTCTCTCAAAGTTGTACATGGGAGAAAATAGTTTTCAAGGTAACATACCCACCTCTATCAGTCATCTTAGTGGCCTGACTTTGCTAAATGTGAGCTTCAATTCACTTTCTGGTGAAATCCCAACTGAAATTGGCCATTTGAAGGAATTGCAAATGTTAGGTTTGGCAAGAAATCGATTATCCAATAGTATTCCAAATTCCCTAGGTAATCTCCAAAAGCTAAACCAAATTGATTTATCAGGGAATAGTTTGGTGGGTAATATACCTACTACTTTTGGAAACTTTCAGAAACTTCTTTCCATGGACTTATCTAACAACAAGTTTAATGGGAACTTAACTAGAGAAATTTTCAATCTCCCTAGTTTGAGCACCGTTTTCAACCTGTCAAAGAACTTTTTAAGTGGACCTTTGCCTGAAGAAGTTTCTCTTCTAGAAAATGTTGTTACCATTGACCTTTCTGACAACCTTTTTTCTGGTAATATCCCCAGCTCAATCAGAAAATGTAAGAGCTTGCAGAAATTATTGTTGGCCAAGAATTTACTTTCAGGTCCTATTCCTAGTACTTTAGAAGACGTGAAAGGCCTTGACACCCTAGATCTCTCTTCCAACCAACTTTCTGGCTCCATTCCTGTTGAACTCCAAAACCTTCAAGCCCTTCAATCCTTGAATCTATCTTTCAATAATTTGGAAGGGGTAGTCCCCATAAGTGGGGTTTTTGGAAACCCCTCTAAAGTCCATTTGGAAGGCAACCCAAAGCTTTGTTTGCAGTTGGCATGTGTCAAAACTAGTAAGGGAAGGAAGGTAGCCAAACTTGTTGGTATTACCAGTGTCCTGGTATCAATAGCCCTTTGCTTTATTCTTGGCTCACTATTCTACTTAAAGAGAAGTAAATCAAAGATTACAGGAACTTCTGAATCGGTGAAAGGACAACATCAAATGGTCTCATACAATGACCTTCGTCAAGCAACTGGAAACTTCAACCAAGAAAACTTTCTTGGAAACGGGAGCTTTGGGTCTGTATATAAAGGCTATCTAAGGCAAGGAATTGCTGTGGCAGTTAAGGTCCTTGACACTAAGAGGACAAGCTCTTGGAAGAGTTTTCTTGCAGAGTGTGAGGCTCTGAGGAATGCTAGGCACCGGAACCTTGTTAAGCTGATCACATCATGCTCTAGCATAGACTTCAAGAACATGGAATTTCTGGCTCTGGTTTATGAATATCTGAGTAATGGCAGCTTAGAAGACTGGGTCAATGGCAAGAGGAAGAATGCGAATGGGGATGTGTTGAATGTTGTGGAGAGATTGAATGTGGCCATTGATGTTGCTTGTGGATTGGATTACCTGCACCATGACTGTGAAGTTCCAGTGGTGCATTGTGATTTGAAACCCAGCAACATTCTTTTGGGTGAAGACATGACTGCCAAGGTTGGAGACTTTGGGCTGGCAAGGTTGCTGATGCAAAGAACAAACGTTCAACATTCTATTAGCTGTACAAATGTTCTAAAGGGTTCCATAGGATACATACCTCCAG AGTACGGCATGGGAGAGAAGCCATCAACCGCTGGAGATGTATACAGTTTTGGTGTAATGCTGCTAGAGCTCTTTACCGGGAAAAGACCAACACATGAGAGCTTCATTGGAGACCTAAGCCTAATCAGATGGGTGCAATCAGCTTTCCCTGCCAACATAATGCAAGTACTCGACCCTAAGATGCTACAACTTTTGAGCAGCCTTTACTATAATGACAAACCCATAAGCCTTGATGTTCAACATGATTGCCTGATCACAACCCTCGGGGTTGGGCTATCTTGCACAGTTGAATCTTCTGATGCCCGCATTAGCATTAGGAGTGCTCTACACAAATTGAAGTCTACAAGAGACACCCTTCTTAAACCAGTACCCATTAGGAATAATATTTGTTAG